One genomic window of Corynebacterium sp. sy039 includes the following:
- a CDS encoding ParA family protein — MGDSGLFGAPVNKVGLTGRPLREFPEPQPLDRHGPATILAMCNQKGGVGKTTSTINLGACLAEAGRKVLLVDLDPQGALSAGLGIPHDELDITVYNLMVDHHASIFNAIHKTAVAGLDVVPANIDLSAAEIQLVNEVGREQTLARALRPVMKDYDFIILDCQPSLGLLTVNALACAQGVIIPMECEYFSLRGLALLTDTVEKVRDRLNFNLEILGILVTMFDRRTSHAREVMSRVVEVFADQVFDTVITRTVRFPETSVAGEPIITWAPSSPGAQQYRQLAREVIERTDRH; from the coding sequence ATGGGTGATTCGGGCTTATTTGGAGCGCCTGTCAATAAAGTTGGTTTGACTGGGCGTCCGTTGCGCGAATTCCCGGAACCACAGCCACTTGATCGACACGGGCCTGCCACAATTTTGGCAATGTGCAACCAAAAAGGTGGTGTCGGCAAAACTACATCAACAATCAACCTTGGTGCTTGCTTAGCAGAAGCCGGCAGGAAAGTGCTTCTTGTCGACCTAGACCCTCAAGGTGCGTTATCGGCTGGCTTAGGTATTCCGCATGATGAACTCGACATCACAGTATATAACCTCATGGTTGACCATCATGCTTCCATTTTTAATGCAATCCATAAAACAGCCGTCGCTGGTTTAGATGTTGTACCAGCTAACATTGATTTATCAGCTGCCGAAATCCAATTAGTTAATGAAGTAGGTCGAGAACAAACTCTTGCTCGAGCATTGCGCCCTGTAATGAAAGACTATGATTTCATTATTCTGGATTGCCAACCTTCCTTAGGGCTACTTACTGTGAATGCACTGGCGTGTGCTCAGGGAGTTATTATCCCGATGGAATGTGAATACTTCTCTCTACGTGGGCTCGCGCTGCTTACCGATACTGTTGAGAAAGTACGTGATCGCCTTAACTTTAATTTAGAGATTCTTGGCATTTTGGTCACAATGTTTGATAGGCGCACTTCCCATGCTCGTGAGGTGATGTCACGCGTGGTAGAGGTTTTTGCTGATCAGGTTTTCGATACTGTCATCACGCGAACAGTTCGTTTTCCGGAAACATCGGTAGCGGGAGAACCCATCATCACCTGGGCTCCTAGTTCACCAGGAGCACAACAATATCGCCAACTAGCGCGTGAGGTGATTGAGCGTACTGATAGGCATTAG
- a CDS encoding ScpA family protein — protein MTISVDFPQDQLDHKEKDEAQETQKGFRIVLNNFQGPFDLLLQLISAKKLEITEIALSEVTDEFVAYTKKLGEHADLDEITEFLLIAATLLDLKAARLVPSGEVDSNEDLELLETRDLLFARLLQYKAYKSVADLFATWQEHAQRRYPRAVSVEEQFSSIIPPVEIKHTPASFAQLAASVFRPKPPETVATGHIHHVAVSVPEQAGKILDTLKIIGKNQWLSFDTLTRDCQVSMHIVGRFLALLELYKAKAIDVGQEESLGQLNISWTGLEVDPAVVASSNWS, from the coding sequence ATGACTATCAGTGTAGATTTTCCTCAAGATCAGCTAGACCATAAGGAAAAGGACGAGGCACAAGAAACACAAAAAGGTTTTCGTATCGTTCTGAATAATTTTCAAGGTCCTTTTGATCTGTTGTTGCAGTTGATTTCAGCCAAAAAATTAGAGATCACTGAAATTGCTTTGTCGGAAGTTACTGATGAGTTTGTTGCCTATACAAAAAAACTGGGTGAGCATGCTGATTTGGATGAAATTACAGAATTTCTGCTGATCGCGGCAACTTTACTTGACCTTAAGGCGGCACGGTTAGTACCTAGCGGTGAGGTCGATAGCAATGAAGATCTGGAACTATTAGAGACTCGCGATCTTCTTTTTGCTCGATTGCTCCAGTACAAAGCGTATAAAAGTGTCGCTGATTTATTTGCTACATGGCAAGAACACGCTCAACGACGCTATCCACGGGCAGTCAGTGTTGAAGAACAATTCTCCTCGATTATTCCGCCAGTAGAGATAAAACATACGCCTGCAAGTTTTGCCCAGTTAGCTGCTAGCGTATTTCGACCTAAACCACCAGAAACTGTGGCTACAGGCCATATTCATCATGTGGCAGTTTCTGTGCCGGAACAAGCAGGAAAAATTTTAGATACCCTTAAAATTATCGGAAAAAATCAGTGGCTGAGTTTTGATACTCTTACCAGAGACTGCCAGGTATCGATGCACATTGTGGGTAGGTTTTTAGCCTTGTTAGAGCTGTATAAAGCTAAAGCAATTGATGTCGGGCAAGAAGAGTCGCTAGGACAATTGAACATTTCCTGGACAGGGCTAGAGGTAGACCCTGCAGTTGTTGCTTCATCCAATTGGTCTTAA